The genomic stretch GATGCCGGCATTGTTCACCAGCACATCAATCTCACCCACCTCTTTCTTCACCTTCGCAATGGCGGCCCCGGTCGACTCCCAGTCCGCGACGTTGCCTTCCGACGCGATAAAAGTGAAACCCATCGCAGACTGCTCGGCCAGCCAGCGCTCCCGTCGAGGAGAGTTCGGCCCACAGCCCGCCACGACGGTGAGCCCATCCTTGTGCAGACGCTGACAGATTGCCGTTCCGATTCCGCCCATGCCGCCGGTTACATAAGCAATTCGCTTCGTCATGTCCTTGACTCCTTGCCGTTATGGTTAGTGCATGGAATATTCTTGCGACGGCGGCAAGAGTTTTCCTCGTAACTTGATAGCACTACTATTTTTCGCTTCAAGAATTCGAACTGCTTCGTACCGATGCGTCAACTTTCCACCAACGGTTCTACAGACGCGGTGCGGGCAACCGGACGTCAGCAGGCTCGAATATTTGCATGGCGTTCAGCCGGAAAGACTCCCTAGAAGGCAGCCGTCGCTCCCGGTGTCTGTCCGGTGCAAAGCCAATAGACGTCGAGATTGAGAAAGGTCGCAATCCGCGTGAACGCATTTAGCGGTGGAACCGTGATTCCACGGCGCCAGAATTGCACGTCGCGTTCACTCACGTCGAGCCGTCTGGCGGCACCAGCGGACTGATGCCAGCGCGCTTCAAAGCGGTGTCGAGGCGGGCGGCAAGGGCGCGTCTCAGGCTACTGTCCTCATCGCTACGCTGAAGATGCTCGATGGTTTGAGCGCTTTGATTCATCTCGTTTGAAATCTCTCAGAAATATTCTTATCGTCGCCGCCTCTTGGGCGTGCCGGTAAAGCTTACCAGCCATTTTGGCAATATCAAGTCACATCAGGCTATCAGCTTTGATAGTTGCACGCGCATACGATGCAATAGCAGGCGATAGTCGCCAGGGCAACGCTGGTTGACCAACCTGACGCGGGAACAGTTGTGTGCATCCGCGGAGTACCACATTTCGCCGCTCCTGCCGCACCAACACATGGCTTTTCGAGAACCGCTTTTTCCATACGCACGACGGGCGGCAGGCAGCAATATCCAGCCGCAATTGTCCCGAGGTTTGTAGGACGAATATCCCCGATGGCCGACGAACATGAAAGGCATTTGTAACACAGGTGTGCCTGTGCGGGACATACGCGTATACGATATTTGACGGAGGTCAAAGTCGGAATGACTAACCCTGTCCTGACGTGTTTTCATGATGAGGTTTGGGCACGCGCCTCCTCTGCCCCACCATTCCCATCAGAGGCGGTCCGTTACAGTCGCGTAACGTCACTTCGAAAACGGCTTGTATCACCGGACAAGGGAATCGACAGGAGTTACGGCAATGGACGATCGGTTTGATAGAAGAGAGCTGCTGCTTCACCTCGGGGACATGCTCGAAGCCTTGAACTGTTTGTCGATAGCAGGTCAACCGGACATGCTGGTCGCCCAACTTGCGGCGCAAGAGGAATCGCTGCAGTCCTTCAAGGTTCTACGGATGGTCGCACCGGGGATGACGGTGGGCGCGTTTGGCGCTTGCGTCGCCAGTGCGTTCTTCCATTGGCCAAAGGAACTGCTCGAGGCGGAACCCAACCGCAACGCGCTCGCGTCGACCGTCCAGCACGACCTGTTCGACGGCAACCCTGACGGCTGGAAGACGTATGTTGCCGATATGCAGGAGAAGGTGAAGTGGTTCGGGACCGGATTGCCCGAGATGAAAAAGCGCAACGCAGATGGGCCGCCGCTTGCCGCTGAGATGGATACCAGTCCGGCGGAAGCGTCGGTCGAGGAAGCACCGCTAGCCGAGTGGGATGAACCCGACGACAAGAGGGGATGGCCTTGGCCCCAGCCTGGTTCGACGTCCTGATGCGCTGCACGTCGTACCCGGGAAGGAACCGTACAGGGACGAACGACCGACGTCGCGTTTTCTGCGCAAAAGTGTCCGGCAGTGTTGCATTACCTGGCCAACGAAGGCTGTGACGACGACGCGGATGACTACGGTGCGGTGCTCTTTTCCTCGGTGTCTGATCCGAAGACTGGTTAGAAGCTTTACCCGAGCGATTGGTTGATATATGCGGTCTGATAAGTCCTCAGTTGCAAAATTACTCGTCCAACCTTCGCCCGTGCACGGCAGCGGCGTGTTTGCCAATCGGAATATCGGTCGCGCCGAGCTGATTTTGGAGTACAGGGGCCCGTGGGTCCCTGGCAATACTTCGTGCAAAGTGCCTCCAGTTACGGCAAGACTCTCGGCCACACGTTCCTGTTTGATATCGGTGATGAGACGGTTATTGATGGTACGTGCAGAGGCAGCAGCGCCCGCTGGATGAATCACAGTTGCGAGCTGAACTGCAAGGCGTACGTCTTCGATGGACGCGTGTTTTATTTACGCTTTGGCAGATATCAAACGCGATGAAGAGCTGACGATTGATTACGGGCTCGTCGTCGAGGGACCACGAACAGACGAAGTTCGAGAACTGTATTGGTGTCAATGCGGCTCGCCCTGCTGTCGCGGCATCATGCTCGCTGCCAAACGGTTTCAGACCGCCTGAAGTCCATGTACTGGACGGTCCGGCGGGACGACGATAATCGTTGCATGGCGCGCAGCGGGTCGCTGCGATTATGGCGAGTCTGGAATCTGAAGAAGACCGTCTGCAACATTGCGCACCGTCTTCTGTTCGCATGAAAAGCGGCGACCCTTGGCGCTAGCGAATCCATCGGGCGAGGACAATACGCTTCGTCATAAAGTACTGTGATAGCCCAATTCAATTGGTATCCCGACCGTCACCGACCTGTAATGGAATCTTCGTTGTTTTGCTCTACACCTGTCGACGCTCGGCGAGCACCATCGCATCGCCCAACGCGGAAGAATTTGAAAAGACAATCGCTGCTGAGACTACGTCTGGCAGGCAGGCTCGAAAATGTACGCCGACACGGTGGCTTGCCAGACGACACGCTTCATCACCTGGTCACCGTTGCCGAACATGCTGAACGTTGAACCTACGTCTTCAGGAGGCGAACATGACCGATTTTCAGGAGCAGGCAGTCGTGGCACAGCGCACAAATCTTGACTTCTTCTTCAACCTGGCCGGCACAATGCTCGAAGGCGAGGAAAAGCTTGTCCGACTGAATCTGGATATTGCAAAAGCGACGTTTGCCGATTGGTACCAACGTATGCAGGACAGGCTCGCGGAAAAAGACGCACAGGACGTTACTGACTTGCCAAACACGCTGGCGCTGCCCGCGGTCGAAAACGTCCTGACCTACGAACGTCAGGTTGCCGAGATTACTTCGTCCGTGCAGGCCCAGCTGGCAGAAGTTGTCAATGCTCAGTACCTTGAAGTCAACCGCCAGGTTCAATGGTTTATTGAGAATGTCTCGCAAAATGCCGCAGAGCAGGCAGTCAATGTCGCCCAAAAAGCAACGTGAATGTCCCAACGAAAGCTGCATCACAGGTGAACGAATCGGCTGACGAGGCAGTCGGGAAAGCTGCTAAAGCAGCGAAGCGTAGTCGCGGGACGCGGCGAGCGAGCGCTTTGACTACGCGGCGATGTGTCCGCCGTCGGATAAGTCCAACTGTCGTTATCACTGGCAGTTTTCTGGCGCACGTCATGTCCGCCACTTTGACCTCCGTACCCGGCACGCTCGCAGGCCGCGAAGTGCGTATGGAATACTCTGAAGACTCGCACCGCGACGAAATAGTCGTGGACTTAAGGTAGCGGAGGATGGGCCCCGCTTTTCATCAACAACTATCAATTCGCTTTTAATTGACCTATGAGAAGCTCTACAGTCAATGTCATTTTTTTGACGTCCACTTTACCGGCTACCACACACGAATGCGAAACAACGCGGCCGGTTGAAGTCGACATGGCTGGCAACAGGTGCTCCGGCACCTATCGTGTGACGGCGGTTTCCGTCGACAGCGAAACTCATCCGAAGGTCGATGCGCGCCGCCTGCTTTCGGACCTGTCGTCAAGCCGATGCGAGGAAGCACACGCTTGCTTCAAGGTGGTCGACAAGGACTCGTTGACACTTTCGGGCAGCAAATGACGTTACCGCTTGAGGGAGATGCAAAAAGTTGCTGCTCCCAGAAGTGGCTTTTCTGAGCGCGACCATCATTCCTCTGCTACGGCCCCTCAACGTGGGGTTGAAGCGTGATGGTGAGCGTCGTACTGGCAGATTTTGTGCCGTCGCCCCAGGCCGTCGCCGTCCGGTTTAGCAGGATGTACCCGCCCAGTGTCCCGATGTTTGTCGGAGACAGTTGCAGGTCGTAGCCTTGCGTCGAAAGCGAGGCGTTGAACGCGTAATACTCGAATCCCGTTGTCGACACGCTGTTACTGTTTGCGGTGTACGAGAAGCTATCGATGAGGCGTGACTGCTTAGGGCCGTAGTCGTGAAGACGCGAACGGCCCCCGGGGGCTTCCCGCCCACAATGTAACTGATAGTGCATCGAGACTGCCGCTGGTCGAGCCGCTACCAATCCCGCCGGAACTGTTCGCGTTGAAAGCCACCGAGAAGGTGCCGCGCCCCACCCCGTCTGCCTGCTCCTGACCAGACACGACTGTGGTTACCGGGACAACCGCACCGATGGTCTCGTCCCTTATCTGCCAGCCCACCGTCGGCGTTACGGGTGGCGCGTTGACGGCTGGTGCGCAAGCCTCGAACAAGAGGGTGAGGGCAAGAGCAGACGCGGGATTGGCAAAGCGCAGAAGCATGACGACCTCCGAAGGGCACGAACTCGGGGTAGCCTCGACGGCAAGGCTCGCCAGGCAACGCCGGTATGGCGCTCGCTGATGTATCGACAGGCTCCAGCAACCGATATCCGGGAGCGCCTGGAGGTCCAGCTGAGCAGACGAAGCGCCAGCTCAGAACTTCAAAAGCGACGCGATAGCGGAAAGAGGAAAAGACAAAACCTCCCGCAAAGAAAACTAAGGAGTGCGCTTACGGGGCGCATGCGAAATCAAGGCCTTCCGGGATAAAGCCAAACTTCTGCAGCGTGCACTGCGCAACAGCGAGGCCCGACATCTGTCAGGAGAGAAAATAAGACTGCCTGTTGCGCGCTCATTTTGGCGACCATCGGAAGCTCAATGTGGGTCTTTTGCGAATGAAAGCTAATCCGCAAAAAGACCCACCACTTTCGAGTAATGGATTTAGTGGCCGCTGTCAGCGTTGCATTGTGGGAGATGACCACAGGTGGCCCATCCCGAGCGGGTCAAACTACCGCTCGCGCTGGTGCTTCCGGATACACCACCATATCCAGTCGTGCCCGGAGAGGCGCTGGTCGATGTGCCGGGAGAGGCACTGGTAGACGCCGATACCGATTGAGCATCTTGCTGCCCTGACGTGTCCTGAGCTTGAACCGCGCTCGCTAACGAGAAAGTGCCCAGGAGCGCTGCAGACATGAGAAACGTCGTCTTCATGGCTTACCTCCTTTACGACATCAGGTTTCAGTTTTGCAGCCGCTATGACACTGGCAATGGGTGAAGGGGCCGGCATGTGCTTTAGCACAAGACGATGCCGGTGATTCCACCTGATGCCGGAACCCGGTTACGGGGATGTTGTTCCTGGCGTTGGCCTTCTACCGGGCTCAGGGAGAAACAGGTATCGCGGCAAATCCGCGATTGGCGTTCGAGGAGACAGGAGGCACCTGAAGAACGGCCGGAGGGCCGGTAAGCCCGGTACGCGAAAAAGGAAGCGCACGACTTAACCATATGTCGTCTTCCGGAAAAGACACTAAGCCTTTCGTCATATAGCGCCGGTCGTTCGTCATATAGCGGCCCATAAAGGTGTTTCACGGCCACGTTTCACGGGCCTGTTTCGGTTTCGGGGCAATTGCTTGCACTAGAGATTGGGTTTGCCTTCAAGCGGTCTGTGCACCAGAACGAATCAGCTGTCTCAGTGGCGGCCCATCAGCCGGCGCAGCCATGAGTCGCGAGAAGTGCGGATGGCTTTCTTGTAGGCGTCCCACAACTCCGGCGACTTCCAGGTTCTACCGGCCGACAGCTGCTCAAGCATGGTCGCCCGGATGTGGGGTGTATCGTTGAGCACCCATTGCCCCGCGAAATCACCGAACTATTCGTCCATCGTGTAGGTGCCGTCGTATCCGCGCAGGTTGACGGTTCCGGTGTAGCCGTCGCGGACCAGGTCCTGGACGTTCGGCAGTTCGTTGAGCGCCTGCTGATAGGCGCTTTCCAGGTCGAGGACCGGCCAGTGCTCCTGGATGGGATAGCTGGCACAAAGCGCTCGCACCCGCGTGTCAACGCTCACTCGCACCGCTGGCGTATCAATGAGCGGACTGATTTTCTGCGCCCGGAGTGCGTCAAAGAACTCCTGAACCGTCAACCGGTCGGCCATCGGTTGTCTCCATGCGAATGAAGTATCAAAACCGATGATACTGCCGGGTACCGCCACCTCGACGGGTATGCGCGGCGGTTCTTCCAAACACGGATACGTGACTATTGCTGTTCTTTAACCAAGACGCGGGAGTATTTCGCGAAGCAAAACGCTGTGATGTCAGATGCTGACAACGTGCTCGTAGAACCAGTCGTTGAATGCATCGAAGCCCTGCACAGTCCACCCGAGGCGGTGCGCGTTCTCGCAGGGGCGCACCAGCATCCAGCACACAGCCTCCTCGGGGTCAGCTTCGAAGTCCCGCGCATTGGTTTTATCGAAGCGCAGCGGGGCGTTGGCGACACAGTTCTCCGAGTCATTGAAGGTCTTGCGGTCCAGCGGCCGGCCATGGAACCTGGTATGCACCAGGTCGGTCGCATCGAACTTCCAGTCCCGGACCGCCAGCTTGCCGGCGTGCCGCAATGCCTGGCCCAATACACGTTCGGTCGCGCTCGCCGGGTGATTGCCGAAGCGAAGCGGCGGCGCTCCAGGAACACTTCGAGCGCCATCTCCAGCTGCGCGCGCGACGTCGACGCGATCGCAGGTTTGCGATGTCATGCTCATGCTCCAGGAAGCACGTGGAGGTTCCGGTCTACGGCTGCTCCTCCTCAGGTTGGCGTCGTCGCCCTCAGGCTCTCCCATACCTCACGCAGGGCGCGGCGCAGTTCTTTCGCGTTGACCTCCAGGTCTGTAAAGACGGCCTTCGACTTATCACGCTTTTGCACCTCACGCGCGCCATACTTTCCCGTGCCGTACTTCAACTGCAATGGGACTAGCTTCTCAATCTGTGTTGACGGCGGACGCTTGCCATAGATAACGGCGTCCTGCTTAACGAACTCAGCGATTTAACACAGGCTGGGGTATCCGCCATGGATCCGCTTTGGCCCATCCCGATACGATGCTACGGGCTACAGCTTGCCGTAGCTGTGCAGCCCCGACAGGAACATATTGACGCCGAGGAACGCGAAGCTCGTCACCAGCAGGCCCGTCAGCGCCCACCATGCTGCGACCGCGCCGCGCAGGCCTTTCATCAGACGCATGTGCAGCCACGCCGCGTAGTTCAACCAGACGATCAGCGCCCAGGTTTCCTTCGGGTCCCAGCTCCAGTAGCCGCCCCATGCTTCGGCGGCCCACAGCGCGCCGAGAATCGTCGCGATCGTGAAGAACGCGAAGCCGACGGCGATCGACTTGTACATCACGTCATCGAGCACGTCGAGCGTCGGCAGGCGGTCGGCCAGCACGCCGCGCTCCTTCATCAGATACGCGACGCCAACCATCGCCGACAGCGCGAAACTGCCATAACCGATGAAGTTCGCGGGCACGTGAATTTTCATCCACCAGCTTTGCAGCGCGGGGACGAGCGGCTGGATCTGCTGCGCGTCGCGCGCGATCGAGTACCACATCAGGAAGCCGACGGCCGCGCTGATCACCAGCAGCACGAACGCGCCGAGCGAGCGCGTGTTGTAGTGCTGCTCGTAGTACAGGTAGAAGAGCGCCGTAATCAGGCTGAACAGCACGAACACTTCGTACAGGTTCGAGACCGGAATATGGCCGACGTCCGAGCCGATCAGGTACGACTCGTACCAGCGCACCATCAGGCCGACAAAGCCCATCAGAACGGCAACCCACGTCATCTTCGAGCCGATCGCGGCGCCCGTCGGCGAACGCGACAACGTGCCGATCCAGTAGAACAGCGTGGCCAGCACGAACAGCGCGCTCATCCACAAG from Paraburkholderia hospita encodes the following:
- a CDS encoding SET domain-containing protein-lysine N-methyltransferase, producing MGPWQYFVQSASSYGKTLGHTFLFDIGDETVIDGTCRGSSARWMNHSCELNCKAYVFDGRVFYLRFGRYQTR
- the ccsB gene encoding c-type cytochrome biogenesis protein CcsB, giving the protein MIADARTRSLLKRLNALDWLFALTMVAGAGFALSRYDDYMNYYDKLVLVCTVPAFVALGWRWKPARLLMACIAVLSLSAIQIYGGDLARADHAFFLKYFLSSQSAILWMSALFVLATLFYWIGTLSRSPTGAAIGSKMTWVAVLMGFVGLMVRWYESYLIGSDVGHIPVSNLYEVFVLFSLITALFYLYYEQHYNTRSLGAFVLLVISAAVGFLMWYSIARDAQQIQPLVPALQSWWMKIHVPANFIGYGSFALSAMVGVAYLMKERGVLADRLPTLDVLDDVMYKSIAVGFAFFTIATILGALWAAEAWGGYWSWDPKETWALIVWLNYAAWLHMRLMKGLRGAVAAWWALTGLLVTSFAFLGVNMFLSGLHSYGKL
- a CDS encoding phasin family protein produces the protein MTDFQEQAVVAQRTNLDFFFNLAGTMLEGEEKLVRLNLDIAKATFADWYQRMQDRLAEKDAQDVTDLPNTLALPAVENVLTYERQVAEITSSVQAQLAEVVNAQYLEVNRQVQWFIENVSQNAAEQAVNVAQKAT